A window of the Desulfotignum phosphitoxidans DSM 13687 genome harbors these coding sequences:
- the rd gene encoding rubredoxin: MDKYVCGPCGYVYDPAEGDPDNGIKPGTAFEDLPDDWTCPICGASKDEFEKE, encoded by the coding sequence ATGGACAAATATGTCTGCGGCCCCTGCGGCTATGTGTATGACCCGGCGGAAGGCGATCCGGACAACGGTATCAAACCCGGCACGGCATTTGAAGATCTGCCCGATGACTGGACCTGCCCCATCTGCGGCGCATCCAAAGACGAATTTGAAAAAGAATAA
- a CDS encoding rubrerythrin family protein codes for MKQMTQQNMINAFGGESMANMRYRHFAIQAQKENYPNVARLFEAVSHAEFIHAGDHYREIKHLNEGVVANSMGAFGPGDTAKNLGLAVDGETFEIEEMYPAYMEIAKLQEEKSAYRSFEWSYKTEKKHKELFEKAKKAVDNATDVQLDDVQVCKVCGYTLEGEAPDTCPVCNAQKKEFEKY; via the coding sequence ATGAAACAAATGACCCAGCAGAACATGATCAATGCCTTCGGCGGTGAAAGCATGGCAAACATGCGTTACCGGCATTTTGCAATCCAGGCACAAAAGGAAAATTATCCAAATGTCGCCCGGTTGTTTGAAGCGGTCTCCCATGCGGAATTTATCCATGCAGGGGATCATTACCGGGAAATCAAACACCTGAATGAAGGGGTTGTTGCAAACAGCATGGGCGCTTTCGGCCCGGGGGATACAGCCAAAAACCTGGGCCTGGCCGTTGACGGTGAAACCTTTGAAATCGAAGAGATGTATCCCGCTTATATGGAAATCGCCAAACTGCAGGAGGAAAAAAGCGCGTACCGCAGTTTTGAATGGTCATATAAAACGGAAAAAAAGCACAAAGAATTGTTTGAAAAAGCCAAAAAGGCCGTGGACAATGCCACAGATGTGCAGCTGGATGACGTCCAGGTATGCAAGGTGTGCGGGTATACACTGGAAGGCGAAGCACCCGACACTTGTCCGGTCTGCAATGCCCAAAAAAAAGAATTTGAAAAATATTAA
- a CDS encoding phenylacetate--CoA ligase family protein: protein MSHSEFWNPFLETLPRQKLEQLQLYKFKRIFSWAYQQSKFHRSLYDAAGITPDDIRTLDDVRKVPKVEKSMMQAIQNKDPFPYGDALCVPLEEVSTFRQTSGTTGQPVYQPDTWQDWEWWAECWAYILWSQGYRASDRVFLPFGYNIFVAFWAGHYGAEKLGCEVVPGGVLDTQARILKIQELQATAMMATPTYVLRMADVAKNKLGIDPASLSIDKITCAGEPGAGIPATKKRMEAAFGAKVFDHSGATEIGAWSYECRHQPFGMHVNEAMFLVEIEDMETGEPITEPGIKGKMVITALDRMAQPCIRFDAKDVIQWDPDPCTCGRTFRLIKGGVIGRADDITKVKGVLLSPAAVEAVVRSFEALGDEYELIVERPGDVDHITLKVELKPGADRVQVESGLKDQLRLKTNLGYDLQFFEYGSLPRYKLKARRFKDLRKKDNL, encoded by the coding sequence ATGTCACACAGCGAATTCTGGAATCCGTTTCTGGAAACCCTGCCCAGGCAGAAACTGGAACAACTGCAATTATACAAATTCAAGCGGATCTTCTCCTGGGCGTACCAGCAGTCGAAATTTCACCGAAGTCTGTACGATGCCGCCGGCATCACGCCGGATGACATCCGCACCCTGGATGATGTGCGGAAAGTCCCCAAGGTGGAAAAATCCATGATGCAGGCCATTCAGAACAAGGACCCGTTTCCTTATGGGGATGCCCTGTGTGTCCCCCTGGAGGAGGTTTCCACCTTCCGTCAGACTTCGGGCACCACGGGACAGCCGGTGTACCAGCCCGATACCTGGCAGGATTGGGAATGGTGGGCCGAATGCTGGGCCTACATTCTATGGTCCCAGGGATACCGGGCATCTGACCGGGTGTTTCTGCCCTTTGGCTACAATATTTTTGTGGCGTTCTGGGCCGGTCATTACGGTGCGGAAAAACTGGGGTGCGAGGTGGTGCCCGGCGGGGTTCTGGACACCCAGGCACGCATTCTCAAGATCCAGGAGCTGCAAGCCACGGCCATGATGGCCACCCCCACCTATGTGCTGCGCATGGCGGATGTGGCGAAAAACAAGCTGGGTATTGATCCGGCATCTCTTTCCATTGACAAAATCACCTGCGCCGGGGAACCGGGGGCCGGGATCCCGGCCACCAAAAAGCGCATGGAAGCGGCTTTCGGCGCCAAAGTGTTTGATCATTCCGGTGCCACGGAGATCGGGGCCTGGTCCTATGAATGCCGGCACCAGCCCTTTGGCATGCATGTGAACGAGGCCATGTTCCTGGTGGAGATCGAGGACATGGAAACCGGGGAACCCATCACGGAGCCCGGCATCAAGGGCAAGATGGTGATCACGGCCTTAGACCGCATGGCCCAGCCCTGCATCCGGTTTGACGCCAAGGACGTGATCCAGTGGGATCCTGATCCCTGTACCTGTGGGAGGACGTTCCGGCTCATCAAAGGCGGGGTCATCGGACGGGCCGATGATATCACAAAGGTGAAAGGCGTTCTGTTGAGCCCGGCTGCGGTGGAAGCCGTGGTCCGGTCCTTTGAGGCACTCGGGGATGAGTATGAACTGATCGTGGAACGACCCGGGGATGTGGATCATATCACCCTGAAGGTGGAACTCAAGCCCGGTGCGGACCGGGTACAGGTTGAATCCGGATTGAAAGATCAGCTGCGACTGAAAACCAATCTGGGATATGATTTACAGTTTTTTGAGTATGGCAGCCTTCCCCGGTACAAGCTCAAAGCCCGGCGGTTCAAGGATTTGAGAAAAAAAGACAACCTTTAA
- a CDS encoding 2-oxoacid:acceptor oxidoreductase subunit alpha, whose amino-acid sequence MSIDVTVTIGGEAGQGIQTVGDIIARVCHKVGLYLLAINDFESRIRGGHSFMQIRISDQPVLAPYHKIDLLIALNTETRDLHKKEMAETGLVLLDAEKEDAKENLPEQAREKNVLPIAFSQMAKDAGGKIMTNTVAAGACLALLGAPFSAFEQILKTTFAEKEKILENNITAGRSGFDAVKNTDFAKAFDWPSNGSAKGKLLSGSNALALGALAADCRLAAFYPMSPATGIMIHLAEFMDQLPVLVEQAEDEISAVNMIIGASYAGVRALTATSGGGFSLMAEGLGLAGITETPAVIINSQRPGPATGLPTRTGQGDLLFVIHASQDEFPRFVFAPGSPNQAYDTMIRAFHLSEKYQVPAIILTDQYFNDSLWMTTRKMAVPEEIERFVAFDEDMTSPSDYKRFAVTASGISPRALPCKGRALVCATANEHDEAGHMSETIADRNTMVEKRQAKIKGMTGEMKGPKGYHGESESLLVGWGSSDGAIREAVDLLRFDNFDVGGLVFSDIWPFPQKKTKEALSSCKRFITVEQNASSQLGLLIRQQTGHSFHTSLLQYDGRPFTPNWIAEHTKSVLEEIR is encoded by the coding sequence ATGAGTATCGATGTTACCGTCACTATCGGCGGGGAGGCAGGTCAGGGAATACAGACTGTGGGCGATATTATCGCCCGGGTCTGTCACAAGGTCGGTCTGTATCTTCTGGCCATCAATGATTTTGAATCCCGGATAAGGGGCGGACACAGTTTCATGCAGATCCGTATCAGTGACCAGCCGGTTTTGGCCCCTTACCACAAAATTGATCTGTTAATCGCCCTGAACACTGAAACCCGTGATCTGCATAAAAAAGAAATGGCTGAAACCGGACTTGTTCTATTGGATGCTGAAAAAGAGGATGCCAAAGAAAACCTGCCTGAACAGGCCCGTGAAAAAAATGTATTGCCGATCGCTTTTTCGCAGATGGCAAAAGATGCAGGTGGAAAGATCATGACCAATACGGTGGCTGCAGGCGCATGTCTGGCGCTTCTGGGGGCCCCTTTTTCAGCATTTGAACAGATCCTGAAAACAACATTCGCAGAAAAAGAAAAGATACTGGAAAATAATATTACCGCCGGCCGCAGCGGATTTGATGCGGTCAAAAATACGGATTTCGCCAAAGCCTTTGACTGGCCGTCAAATGGTTCGGCCAAAGGAAAACTGCTTTCCGGGTCCAATGCACTTGCTTTAGGTGCTCTGGCAGCAGACTGCCGGCTGGCCGCGTTTTATCCCATGTCACCGGCAACCGGCATCATGATCCATCTGGCTGAATTCATGGATCAGCTGCCCGTGCTGGTGGAGCAGGCAGAAGATGAAATCAGTGCGGTCAATATGATAATCGGCGCCTCTTATGCGGGTGTCCGGGCGTTGACCGCCACATCCGGAGGCGGTTTTTCTCTCATGGCCGAAGGTCTCGGGCTTGCGGGAATTACCGAGACCCCTGCCGTGATTATCAATTCCCAGCGGCCCGGACCGGCTACCGGTCTGCCCACCCGGACCGGTCAGGGGGATCTGCTCTTTGTGATCCATGCCTCCCAGGATGAATTTCCCAGATTTGTTTTTGCCCCTGGCTCTCCCAACCAGGCATATGACACCATGATCCGGGCGTTTCATCTTAGTGAAAAATACCAGGTGCCGGCAATCATCCTCACGGATCAGTATTTTAATGATTCCTTATGGATGACGACCCGAAAAATGGCAGTCCCGGAAGAAATTGAACGGTTTGTGGCCTTTGATGAAGATATGACCTCCCCTTCTGACTATAAACGGTTTGCAGTCACAGCATCCGGGATATCCCCCAGAGCACTGCCCTGCAAAGGCCGGGCACTGGTCTGTGCGACTGCCAACGAACATGATGAAGCAGGCCATATGAGTGAAACAATAGCCGACCGAAACACCATGGTGGAAAAGCGGCAGGCCAAAATAAAAGGTATGACCGGCGAAATGAAAGGGCCCAAAGGGTATCATGGTGAAAGTGAATCACTTCTGGTGGGATGGGGTTCTTCTGACGGCGCCATAAGAGAAGCAGTCGATCTGCTTCGATTTGATAATTTTGATGTCGGTGGCCTGGTGTTTTCTGATATATGGCCTTTTCCCCAAAAAAAAACAAAAGAGGCTTTGTCTTCGTGCAAACGCTTTATTACCGTGGAACAGAATGCATCCTCCCAGCTGGGCCTGCTGATCCGCCAGCAGACCGGCCACTCCTTTCATACATCCTTGCTGCAATATGACGGCCGGCCGTTTACGCCCAACTGGATAGCAGAACATACCAAATCCGTACTGGAGGAAATACGATGA
- a CDS encoding TRAP transporter substrate-binding protein — MRKSFSIFRIIFTTATLVLWGATLFAKPVTLTYSNFFPPTHVQSQLAQAWCDEVEKQTDGRVTVQYFPGQTLTKGTQNYDGVVSGLSDIGMCLFAYTRGRFPVMEAVDLPLGYDSGITATRVVNTVYEKLQPKELENTQVMYLHAHGAGLLHTSGKAIRTLEDFKGMKLRGHGTSAQMITALGGIPVSLPMPELYQSLQKNIVQGALYPIETNKGWRMGEVVDYLTLSTSIAYTSSFYVVMNKKKWAQIPDDLKPVIMEINQEWAKKHGQAWDDSDREGMEFLKSLDREVISLSDAEAARWQKAVAPVVETYIEKMNNNGFDGEKIVDLVKTTLAELKQ, encoded by the coding sequence ATGCGAAAATCTTTCAGTATTTTCCGGATCATTTTTACGACAGCCACCCTGGTGCTCTGGGGTGCGACTCTTTTTGCCAAACCTGTCACCCTGACCTATTCCAATTTTTTCCCGCCCACCCATGTGCAGAGCCAACTGGCCCAGGCCTGGTGCGATGAGGTTGAAAAACAAACCGACGGCCGGGTGACGGTGCAGTATTTTCCAGGACAGACCCTGACCAAGGGGACCCAGAATTATGACGGAGTGGTATCCGGGCTGTCTGATATCGGTATGTGCCTGTTTGCTTATACCCGGGGCCGGTTTCCGGTGATGGAGGCAGTGGACCTGCCATTGGGGTATGACAGCGGAATTACCGCCACCCGTGTGGTGAACACGGTGTATGAAAAATTGCAGCCCAAAGAGCTTGAAAATACTCAGGTGATGTATCTGCATGCCCACGGAGCCGGGCTGCTTCATACGTCAGGCAAGGCGATACGAACGCTGGAGGATTTCAAAGGCATGAAACTGCGGGGCCACGGCACTTCGGCCCAGATGATTACTGCTTTGGGCGGTATTCCAGTGTCCCTACCCATGCCTGAACTGTATCAGAGCCTTCAGAAAAACATTGTCCAGGGGGCATTGTACCCCATTGAAACCAACAAGGGCTGGCGTATGGGGGAAGTGGTGGATTATTTGACTTTGAGCACTTCCATCGCCTATACGTCTTCTTTTTACGTGGTAATGAACAAGAAAAAATGGGCACAGATTCCGGATGACCTCAAACCGGTGATCATGGAAATCAATCAGGAATGGGCGAAGAAACATGGTCAGGCCTGGGATGACTCGGACCGGGAAGGCATGGAATTTCTGAAAAGCCTGGATCGGGAAGTGATTTCTTTGAGTGATGCCGAAGCGGCCCGGTGGCAAAAAGCCGTTGCCCCGGTGGTGGAAACCTATATCGAAAAAATGAATAACAATGGGTTTGACGGCGAAAAAATCGTGGACCTGGTCAAGACCACCCTGGCTGAACTGAAACAATAA
- the gpmI gene encoding 2,3-bisphosphoglycerate-independent phosphoglycerate mutase, translating to MRKKPHMILIRDGWGFSPDEQYNAIAACNPHNHNTYIEKYPTALIHTSGEQVGLPEGNQGSSEVGHLNIGAGRIVFQNLVRISRAIKENKLKDNAAVKACIEHVKKFDSAVHLYGLVQDQGVHAHTDHLIGYLQVLKDAGVEAAYIHVISDGRDTPPKSAAAYIKPLEEWMDKHQFGCIASVTGRYFAMDRDNRWDRVRLFYDLLVKGVSDTPPFGDVSAAIEDAYDSDQADEFIKPRKTQKFKTVSDNDAVIFFNYRFDRAAEISKAFVKDDFNAFETQKIPHLFYLCTTEYYKDISHSRRAEVAVAFPLEKLFNLMGKVIADNHLHQLRIAETEKFAHVTYFFNGQQADLFPNEDRILVPSPKVATYDMQPEMSAYEVTDKLLKALDAQKYDFIVLNYANPDMVGHTGDFNATVRACKVVDECVGKVVDRVLENDGVVLLTSDHGNAETMVDPKTGGIQTAHTNNPVWLSIISNRPGLQKAHIRVREDGKLADLSPTMLDIMGIDIPGEMTGNVIYNKI from the coding sequence ATGCGCAAAAAACCCCATATGATTTTAATACGGGATGGATGGGGATTTTCTCCCGATGAACAATACAATGCCATTGCCGCATGCAATCCCCATAACCACAATACCTATATTGAGAAATATCCGACAGCACTGATCCATACTTCCGGAGAACAAGTGGGACTCCCCGAGGGCAATCAGGGTTCCAGTGAGGTGGGGCATCTGAATATAGGGGCCGGCCGGATTGTTTTCCAGAATCTGGTGAGAATCTCCAGGGCAATAAAGGAAAACAAGTTAAAAGACAATGCAGCGGTGAAGGCCTGCATAGAACATGTAAAAAAGTTTGACAGTGCTGTGCATCTATATGGCCTGGTCCAGGATCAGGGCGTACATGCCCATACGGATCATTTGATCGGGTATCTGCAGGTTTTAAAAGATGCCGGCGTTGAGGCGGCATATATCCATGTGATTTCCGATGGCCGGGACACACCGCCTAAATCGGCGGCTGCATATATCAAACCCCTTGAAGAATGGATGGATAAACACCAGTTCGGGTGCATCGCATCTGTGACAGGAAGATATTTTGCCATGGACAGAGACAACCGATGGGACCGGGTGCGGTTGTTTTATGATTTACTGGTCAAAGGTGTCTCCGACACACCGCCCTTTGGCGATGTGTCTGCCGCCATTGAGGATGCTTATGACAGTGACCAGGCCGATGAATTCATAAAACCCAGGAAAACACAAAAATTTAAAACAGTCAGTGACAACGATGCCGTTATATTTTTCAATTACCGGTTTGACAGGGCCGCAGAAATATCAAAAGCATTTGTCAAAGATGATTTCAATGCCTTTGAGACCCAAAAGATCCCTCATTTGTTTTATCTGTGTACCACAGAATATTATAAGGACATTTCCCATTCCCGAAGAGCGGAAGTCGCCGTGGCCTTTCCATTGGAAAAGCTGTTCAATCTCATGGGAAAAGTGATTGCGGATAACCATTTGCACCAGCTGCGGATTGCCGAGACGGAAAAGTTTGCCCATGTGACCTATTTTTTCAATGGCCAGCAGGCGGATCTTTTCCCCAATGAAGACAGAATACTGGTCCCTTCACCCAAAGTGGCCACCTATGATATGCAGCCTGAAATGTCGGCATATGAGGTCACAGACAAGCTGCTTAAAGCACTGGATGCACAAAAATATGATTTTATTGTGTTAAATTATGCCAATCCGGACATGGTCGGCCATACCGGCGATTTTAATGCAACGGTCCGGGCCTGCAAAGTGGTGGATGAGTGTGTCGGAAAAGTGGTTGACCGGGTTTTGGAAAATGACGGGGTTGTGCTGCTGACGTCAGATCATGGGAATGCTGAAACAATGGTTGACCCAAAAACCGGCGGGATCCAGACCGCCCATACGAACAACCCGGTCTGGCTGTCCATTATTTCCAACAGACCCGGGCTGCAAAAAGCACATATCCGTGTTCGTGAAGACGGGAAACTCGCAGATCTTTCTCCCACAATGCTGGATATCATGGGGATTGACATTCCCGGAGAAATGACAGGAAATGTCATATACAATAAAATCTGA
- a CDS encoding 2-oxoacid:ferredoxin oxidoreductase subunit beta has protein sequence MKDTTQYNNDYENKWCPGCGNFGILNAIKKSLADTQIPPEKILMVSGIGQAAKTPHFLHCNFFHGLHGRALPVATGAKLADHDLTILVNMGDGDCYGEGGNHLLAALRRNINLTLLVHNNMVYGLTKGQASPTSRHGFVTKAQPQGVACQASNPLALALSQGAGFVARGYCGEIEHLSQLISAGISYPGFSLIDILQVCVSFNKENTYTFYKDRVYTLDKEEYKADDLHQALDLTMEWEEKIPIGIIYQKETRSYTDELAPLQSGPLFKQTYDPKKIRKAISDA, from the coding sequence ATGAAAGACACAACACAATACAACAATGATTATGAAAACAAGTGGTGTCCGGGATGCGGTAATTTCGGCATCTTAAATGCCATAAAAAAATCATTGGCCGACACACAGATTCCACCGGAAAAAATATTGATGGTTTCGGGCATCGGCCAGGCTGCCAAAACACCGCATTTTTTACACTGCAATTTTTTCCACGGACTGCACGGGCGGGCACTGCCCGTTGCCACCGGGGCCAAATTAGCGGATCATGATCTGACTATCCTGGTCAATATGGGAGACGGGGACTGTTATGGTGAAGGCGGGAATCATTTGCTGGCAGCCCTGAGACGTAATATCAACCTCACCTTGCTGGTGCACAACAATATGGTGTACGGACTGACCAAAGGACAGGCCTCTCCCACCTCCCGGCATGGCTTTGTCACCAAAGCCCAGCCCCAGGGGGTTGCCTGCCAGGCATCCAATCCTCTGGCACTGGCATTGTCACAGGGAGCGGGATTCGTGGCCCGGGGGTATTGCGGAGAGATAGAGCATTTGAGCCAATTGATCAGTGCAGGTATTTCCTATCCGGGATTCAGCCTGATAGATATTCTTCAGGTATGTGTTTCCTTTAACAAAGAGAACACCTATACATTTTATAAAGATCGCGTGTATACATTGGACAAAGAAGAATATAAAGCGGATGACCTGCACCAGGCCCTTGACTTGACCATGGAATGGGAAGAGAAAATTCCCATCGGCATTATATATCAAAAAGAAACCAGGTCCTATACTGATGAACTGGCACCATTGCAGTCAGGACCGCTTTTTAAACAGACATACGATCCAAAAAAGATCCGGAAAGCCATTTCAGATGCATAA
- a CDS encoding PAS domain S-box protein yields the protein MKQSKFDVQRPDAEAEDRLPCRPDRKHALSVSETRYKIMVETMGDGLSEIDENQNTTYANDTLCRMWGRTRDEIIGVPVTRFVDEENRAVLMAQLEKRRQGERYAYEIVWTRKDGTKLHTLMTPTPYFDETGRFKGSFAVVTDISRQKKEKDLLEMRVQQRTRELEQKTRHLEEVNTALRVLLKKREQDRQRMEEQMMVNIRELIFPYIDRIRNTRMNERQSACLDVMAATLEDIVSPFLHNLPLAFLHLTPSEIQVANLIKHGKTTKEIAQMLTLSDKTIEFYRKRIRNKLGITNKKVNLRTFLGAGNRSEKES from the coding sequence ATGAAACAATCAAAATTCGACGTCCAACGGCCTGATGCGGAAGCAGAGGACCGCCTGCCGTGCAGACCGGACAGAAAACATGCCCTTTCGGTCAGTGAGACCCGGTACAAAATCATGGTGGAGACCATGGGGGACGGGCTGAGCGAGATTGATGAAAACCAGAACACCACCTATGCCAATGACACCCTGTGCCGCATGTGGGGCAGGACCAGAGATGAAATCATCGGTGTGCCGGTGACCCGGTTCGTGGATGAGGAGAACCGTGCCGTTCTCATGGCCCAGCTGGAAAAGCGCCGTCAAGGGGAACGCTATGCTTATGAAATTGTCTGGACAAGAAAAGACGGCACCAAACTGCATACGCTGATGACCCCCACGCCTTATTTTGATGAAACCGGCCGGTTCAAAGGCAGCTTTGCCGTGGTCACAGACATTTCCCGCCAGAAAAAAGAAAAAGACCTCCTGGAAATGCGGGTGCAGCAGCGAACTCGAGAGCTTGAGCAGAAAACCCGGCACCTGGAGGAGGTGAACACCGCCCTGCGGGTTCTGCTGAAAAAGCGGGAACAAGACCGGCAGCGCATGGAAGAGCAAATGATGGTGAATATCCGGGAACTGATCTTTCCTTATATCGACCGGATTCGCAACACTCGGATGAATGAACGTCAGTCCGCCTGCCTGGATGTCATGGCTGCCACCTTAGAGGATATCGTGTCCCCGTTTCTTCACAACCTGCCTCTGGCATTTCTCCATCTGACTCCGTCGGAGATTCAGGTGGCCAATCTGATCAAGCACGGCAAAACCACCAAAGAGATCGCCCAGATGCTGACGTTGTCTGATAAGACCATTGAGTTTTACCGGAAACGGATACGGAATAAACTGGGCATTACCAACAAAAAAGTAAATCTTCGGACTTTTCTGGGCGCTGGAAACCGGTCGGAAAAAGAATCATAA
- the cydB gene encoding cytochrome d ubiquinol oxidase subunit II gives MELQAIWFFLWGLLWAVFFMTDGFDFGIGTIYPFAGKTDTDKRTMLNAMGPLWDGNEVWLITAGGVTFAAFPLVYATMFSTLYTPLMLILFALIFRGVAIHFRGKIDTPAWKRVWDFLIFIGSFVPALLFGVAFANIFQGIPFDGQGFYHGHTLKLLNPYGLLGGVLFVLLFIVHGANWMAVKSTGKLQARMAAISQKTWLALVPVAVVFLLASYFATDLWANYFRYPVLFIVTLVNVAALLSIRYFVANKTYFKAWFASAATIVLCTFFGIIGLFPALFPSSLHPDWHLTAFNASSSPLTLKIMLGVVVVFIPIVIGYQIWAYHLFKDPVTEEDLDMDEAY, from the coding sequence ATGGAACTGCAAGCGATCTGGTTTTTTCTGTGGGGCCTGTTATGGGCTGTATTTTTCATGACCGACGGGTTTGATTTCGGCATCGGCACCATCTATCCGTTTGCCGGCAAAACCGACACGGACAAGCGAACCATGCTCAATGCCATGGGACCGTTATGGGACGGCAATGAAGTGTGGCTCATCACTGCGGGCGGGGTGACATTTGCCGCGTTTCCTTTGGTGTATGCCACCATGTTTTCCACTTTGTATACACCGTTGATGCTGATTCTGTTTGCCTTGATTTTCCGGGGAGTTGCCATTCATTTCCGGGGCAAGATCGACACCCCGGCCTGGAAAAGGGTGTGGGATTTTCTGATCTTCATCGGCAGTTTTGTGCCGGCCCTGCTGTTCGGGGTGGCGTTTGCCAATATATTCCAGGGCATTCCCTTTGACGGCCAGGGATTTTATCATGGCCACACCCTGAAACTGCTCAATCCTTACGGGCTTTTAGGCGGGGTTTTGTTTGTCCTGCTGTTCATTGTTCACGGCGCCAACTGGATGGCCGTGAAATCCACCGGTAAATTGCAGGCACGCATGGCCGCCATTTCCCAAAAAACCTGGCTGGCCCTGGTGCCGGTGGCCGTGGTATTTCTGCTGGCAAGCTACTTTGCTACGGATCTGTGGGCCAATTATTTCAGATATCCTGTGCTGTTCATCGTCACCCTGGTGAATGTGGCGGCCTTGCTGAGCATCCGGTATTTTGTGGCAAACAAGACCTATTTCAAGGCCTGGTTCGCATCCGCAGCCACCATTGTTTTGTGCACGTTTTTCGGCATCATCGGGCTGTTTCCGGCCCTGTTCCCTTCCAGCCTGCATCCGGACTGGCATTTGACCGCGTTCAATGCGTCCTCCAGTCCGCTAACCTTGAAAATCATGCTGGGAGTGGTTGTTGTATTTATTCCCATTGTGATCGGCTACCAGATCTGGGCTTATCACCTGTTCAAAGATCCGGTGACAGAAGAGGATCTGGACATGGACGAAGCGTATTAA